The genomic window CGAGCCTGCCGTTGTCGAGAAAGACGATGTGCGTTTCCTTCCGGCCTCCCGGCGCCGGAGGGCATTCCACGGCGCCGGTGATCCACGTGACGTAGGTCGAAATGACCTGTCCCGTGGCGTTGCGCGGCAGAGCCCGGAGGATGCGCAGGGCGGATTCGAGGTCCGGCACCAGTTTGTCAAACCCGACCAGAGCCACGTGTACGCGGGGCAGAGTCGTCACCAGGCGCCCGTTGCCTTCGTTGGTGACCAGGCCGATGGTGCCCGAATCGGCGATGGCGAAGTTGGCCCCGCTGATGCCCATGTCCGCCTCGAGGAAAGCCTGTCTCAACTCGCGACGGGCCACTTTGACCATGCCGTCGATGTCGTCCGGGTCCATCGGACGTCCCGTCACGCGCCGAAACAGTTCGGCGACCTCGCGGCGCGACAGGTGAATGGCCGGCATGACCATGTGCGACGGGCCCTCCCCGCGAAGCTGGATGATCCATTCGCCCAGGTCCGTCTCCGTCACCTTGAACCCGTCTTTTTCCAGGCGATCGTTGAGGAAGGTCTCTTCGGCGGTCATGGACTTGCCTTTGACGATCCGGGTCACGCCGCTCTCCCGCGCGATGCCGGCGATGAGCGCGTTGGCCTCGAGCGCCGTGCGCGCCCGGTGCACTTTCATGCCCGCCGCTTCGGCGTTCGTCTTGAACCGGGCGTAGAGCTCCTCGAGGTAAGGTATGCACGCGTCCTTGGACCGGGCGATTTCCTCGACCAGTGCCTCCACGTCGATTCCTTCGAAGGCGTTGGCGCGGGAAACGGGGTAGGCCGCGGCGAAATTCTCCAGGGTGGTCGCGAGGAACCGGTTCTTCAGCGCGCGCCGCACCTGCGCCTTGTATTCTTTCATATTCCGGGGTGTGGTGATCATGAACCGTTGTCCTCCAGGATAAGGATATGCAGCTCTTGGGGACCGTGGACCCCAACGGTGAGGACCCTCTCGATATCCGCGGTGCGGCTCGCCCCGCTGATAAAGGCAAGGTAGGAAGGGCGGCCCCGCAGCATGCGGCCGAGCTCCGGTTCGAGGTCGAAAGCCGTGGCGCGGAGCCTGGACGCGGGCAGGATCGCCACATGCGTTTCGACCAGCATGGTGGCGATGCGGATGTCCTCGGCGGACGAATCGAGCACCAGGGTCGCCGTTTCGGCGATACCCCAGTCCGCTTCGGTCAGCCCGGTGTGAAGGCCGCTCAGACGCTGTCGCAGGCCGCCGGTCAGCAGTTCGATGTCCCTCCCGGCGCACAGCGTCGCCAGGTCCGACAACCGGTCGTCGGGCAGCCCCGGCGCGGCGATGCTCCTTCCGCCCTGCCTTGCGGTGAGATCGACGGCATACCGCATCGCGGCATCGAACGACCCGATCTCCAGTGCAACCGACTGGACGGCCGCGGCCCTTTCCTTCAGCTTTGCGATCAGTTCCCCTCTGTCCATGGTTTTTGTCCCTTCGTGGCAACGCGCAGGCAGGTCGATTTCATTGCTTCGGCAATATCCATTTCAGAACATGCGCCGGAAGTAAAGTCAAAACAAGGATACAGCTCCCGCGCGGGCGCGGCTCACCTCCAATGCCGGTTCGACGGTTCCGTGCCGGGCGTCGTTCCATCAGGAAATGCGGGGCCTTGCGTATTGGGACATTGAGATATTTCCAGGAGCAAGTAGAATTGCCTGAAACGGTCTCGCAAACCGGACCGGAGGGAGGCGCCATGATAGGCCGTGCCTTGATCGCCGAATTCGAAAAGCTGTTGGGCAGGGACAATGTATTCGCCGACGAAGCGGACCGGCATACCTATTCCTACGATGCCGCCGTCCTCGACCCGGTCCTTCCCGCCCTGGTGGTGAGACCGACCTCCAGCGAGGGCCTCGGGCGCTCGGTGCGCCTTTGCGGCGAAAACGCTCTGCCTGTCACCGTGCGGGGCGCCGGCACCAACCTGAGCGGCGGGACGATCCCGGCCCGCGGCGGGGTCGTGATCGTGACCAACGGTCTGAACCGGATCCTCGAAATCAATGAAGCCGATCTTTACGCCGTGGTCGAGCCCGGCGTGGTTACGGCCAGGTTCGCTGCGGCGGTGGAATCCCGGGGGCTGTTCTACCCGCCCGACCCCGGCAGCCAGGCGGTATCGACCCTGGGCGGGAACGTCGCGGAGAACGCGGGTGGATTGAGGGGGCTGAAATACGGGGTGACCGGCGATTACGTGCTGGGGCTCAGCTTTTTTGACGCCAACGGTGAAATCGTGAAGACCGGGGCGCGCACGGTCAAGTGCGTCGCCGGCTACAACCTGGCCGGGCTCATGGTGGGGTCCGAGGGGACGCTGGGAGTGTTCGACCGTATCATTTTGAAACTCATACCGATCCCTGCGGCCCGGAAGGCCATGCTGGCCGTTTTCGACGATATCGCCAAGGCCTGCGAGGCCGTGTCCGGCATTATCGCCGACAAGATCGTCCCCGCCACCCTCGAGCTCATGGACAACTTCACCATCCGCGCGGTGGAGGACTACGGTCATGCGGGACTTCCCGTGGACGCCGCGGCTCTGCTGTTGATCGAAGTGGACGGGCACGCGGCCCAGGTGGAAGAGGACGCCTCCAGGGTTGAAGCCGTCTGCCGCGGCCGGGGGGCCATGTCCTTGCGTGTTGCCCGCACCGCCGCCGAACGGGACAAGGTCTGGGAGGCGCGCCGCGCCGCCCTCTCGGCCCTGGCCAAGCTGAAGCCGACCGTGGTCCTGGAGGACGCCACGGTGCCGCGCAGCAAGATCCCGGCAATGATGAACAGCCTGGAGGCCATCGCCTCGCGCTACCGCTTGACCATCGGGACGTTCGGCCACGCGGGCGACGGCAACCTGCACCCGACCATCCTCACCGACCGCCGCGACCGGGCGGAATGGAGTCGCGTGGAAGCCGCCATCGACGCGATCTTCGATGAGGCTCTCAAGCTCGGCGGGACGCTCTCGGGCGAACACGGCATCGGCCTCGCCAAGTCCCGCTTCCTGGAAAAGGAGACCAGCCGGGCGACCATCCTGTATTCGCGCCGCATCAAGACAGCACTGGATCCGAAAAACATTCTGAATCCCGGCAAGATCATTGGAGAATGACGATGCGATCGATGAAACACCTGGCGTTGCTCCTCAGGGAAGTCGAAGATCAACTGGTGGTGTGCATGCGATGCGGTATGTGCCAGTCGGTGTGCCCCCTGTTTGCCGAAACGGGCAGGGAATCGGACGTCGCGCGCGGAAAACTGGCACTCCTGGACGGACTGATGCAGGAGATGTTCAAGGATCCGGCGGGGGTGAGCGATCGATTGAACCGCTGCCTGCTGTGCGGTTCGTGCGCCGCCAATTGTCCGAGCGGGGTCAGGGTGCTCGACATCTTTATCAAGGCGCGGGCCATTCTCGGCGGGTACATGGGGCTCTCGCCCCTGAAAAAACTCTTATTCCGGCAGATGCTGGCGCGCCCC from Syntrophobacter fumaroxidans MPOB includes these protein-coding regions:
- a CDS encoding LutC/YkgG family protein, whose amino-acid sequence is MDRGELIAKLKERAAAVQSVALEIGSFDAAMRYAVDLTARQGGRSIAAPGLPDDRLSDLATLCAGRDIELLTGGLRQRLSGLHTGLTEADWGIAETATLVLDSSAEDIRIATMLVETHVAILPASRLRATAFDLEPELGRMLRGRPSYLAFISGASRTADIERVLTVGVHGPQELHILILEDNGS
- a CDS encoding FAD-binding oxidoreductase → MIGRALIAEFEKLLGRDNVFADEADRHTYSYDAAVLDPVLPALVVRPTSSEGLGRSVRLCGENALPVTVRGAGTNLSGGTIPARGGVVIVTNGLNRILEINEADLYAVVEPGVVTARFAAAVESRGLFYPPDPGSQAVSTLGGNVAENAGGLRGLKYGVTGDYVLGLSFFDANGEIVKTGARTVKCVAGYNLAGLMVGSEGTLGVFDRIILKLIPIPAARKAMLAVFDDIAKACEAVSGIIADKIVPATLELMDNFTIRAVEDYGHAGLPVDAAALLLIEVDGHAAQVEEDASRVEAVCRGRGAMSLRVARTAAERDKVWEARRAALSALAKLKPTVVLEDATVPRSKIPAMMNSLEAIASRYRLTIGTFGHAGDGNLHPTILTDRRDRAEWSRVEAAIDAIFDEALKLGGTLSGEHGIGLAKSRFLEKETSRATILYSRRIKTALDPKNILNPGKIIGE